From the Deltaproteobacteria bacterium genome, the window GAAGAGACTGCCCGGCCCGGACGGGAGGGTGAATCTCTCGGGAGCACAAGGCGGTAATCCTTTCAATGAACAGGGCGGAGCTGCCGCCGAGAATGCCCTCCCTTCCTTCGATCCCGCCTTCCTTGGCGGAAGGTAAGCACGGGTCCGCAACAGATCTTTTCCCCGCCGGTGCTCCCTCTTTCATCACCCTCCCGTCCGGGCTCCGTTAATCAAAGTAAATTCATCCACCTATTGAAAAGGGAAGGGGGGCGAGTAAAAAATAATGATTGACTTATCAACGAAGATATAATAATTGAAATGGGCAAAGCGGAAGAAGGGGAGATGTAGAGTTGGCAGGGGGTGGATTATATTATTATTTCTACATCCGGCCCAGGAAAAGGTGCTTAAATCGATTTGCTGAATCTAAACTGGCGAGGTTTGAAGAGTGGACATTAAAAGGTCTTACTACGAAGACATTGAACTGTTCAAAAGCAACACGGTTTTGGTTTGTTCCCTTATCTTGTTTGTTTTCCTTCTCTTCTTGCCCTGGATCGTGACCAAAACGCACATCCTGGGGTTTTCAGTTTATCTCCTCAATCTTATTATCATTCATTGTATTGTCGCCATAGGCCTTAACATCCTGGTGGGCTTTACGGGTCAGATCTCCATGGGCCATGCAGGTTTCTTTGCCATTGGAGCTTTCACGACCGTTATGTTCATTACCAAATTAGGGATTCCTTTTTTTATTGCTCTTCCTGTAGCAGCCTTCATTTCCGCCGGCTTTGGATTTCTGCTGGGCCTTCCTTCCTTGCGCTTGGAAGGACCCTACCTGGCTATCGCTACCATGGGTTTCGGCATGGCCGCGACCACGGTGATCAAACACGCCGAGTTTTTCGGCGGGCGCATGGGTATGCAAGCCCCGAAGCTTTACCTCTTGGGGACGCCCATGAAAGATATCCACTTCTACTATCTCATTTTGGGCATCGGCATTCTCCTCGTCATCGGAGCGATCAAGTTATTCAAAACCAAGGTGGGGAGAGCCTTCATTGCCATCCGGGATAGCGATGTGGCTGCCGAGACGATGGGAGTAAATCTCACGTATTATAAAACTCTTTCTTTCGCGGTTAGCGCTTTCTACACCGGAATCGCCGGGGGACTTTACGCCTTTATTTTGGGCTTTATCAACCCAGAAGGATTTCATATCATCATGTCCATCACTTTCTTGGCTATGGTGGTCGTCGGGGGATTAGGGTCCATCATGGGATCGATCGCCGGGGCCACGCTCATGACCTACT encodes:
- a CDS encoding branched-chain amino acid ABC transporter permease, giving the protein MDIKRSYYEDIELFKSNTVLVCSLILFVFLLFLPWIVTKTHILGFSVYLLNLIIIHCIVAIGLNILVGFTGQISMGHAGFFAIGAFTTVMFITKLGIPFFIALPVAAFISAGFGFLLGLPSLRLEGPYLAIATMGFGMAATTVIKHAEFFGGRMGMQAPKLYLLGTPMKDIHFYYLILGIGILLVIGAIKLFKTKVGRAFIAIRDSDVAAETMGVNLTYYKTLSFAVSAFYTGIAGGLYAFILGFINPEGFHIIMSITFLAMVVVGGLGSIMGSIAGATLMTYLDVKLQAIQDIPGIGAVLVSFSEKYMTMGGISNVAIIVYGLIMILIVLFEPLGMFGIWIRIKKYWKTYPF